In Brachypodium distachyon strain Bd21 chromosome 2, Brachypodium_distachyon_v3.0, whole genome shotgun sequence, one genomic interval encodes:
- the LOC100830820 gene encoding pentatricopeptide repeat-containing protein At5g46100, which produces MPPANLTPAKWPKTLTAGHLHRLVRAERDPRRALALFDAATAASVSAPILPSPDTVSLLTSRLASAGLLPLATSLLSRSRALFPSAADLEPPFLTLLRAFSRTHRPLAALQLFRSAPSALALPHSARSYTAVLATLVSHSHLPLAHSLLADMRAGGFAPTTATYNVLLKAHCSDASAPIEDAVRLFRNIPKPDACSYNTVIDGLCRRSRRADAQEIFSEMVANGVAPTVVTYTTVINWLARDGCLDDALKMFDEMGRIGIAPNVVTYSSLIDGLCKGGRAASALELLDRMAKEAKLPNTITYSSVINGLCKEDRLNEAMEVLDRMRLQGRKPDAGLFGKLIVGLCGAGRAVEAANYLDEMVLSGVEPNRVTWSLHVRINDAVVTALCAKGEAGRTFRVYQSMRTRGISTEPGTFHLLVEFFSKKNDLEKAAHVVLDMLSEKCIPERETWDIILTRYWSKKKVRQEAEQMWNQLTVV; this is translated from the coding sequence ATGCCGCCGGCCAACCTCACCCCGGCCAAGTGGCCCAAGACCCTCACAGCcggccacctccaccgcctcgTCCGCGCAGAGCGTGACCCGCGCCGCGCACTCGCGCTCTTCGacgcggccaccgccgcgtcCGTGTCCGCCCCAATCCTCCCCTCCCCGGACaccgtctccctcctcacctcccgcctcgcctccgccggcctGCTCCCGCTCGccacctccctcctctcccgctCGCGCGCGCTcttcccctccgccgccgacctcgagCCTCCCTTCCTCACCCTCCTCCGCGCCTTCTCCCGCACCCACCGccccctcgccgccctccAGCTCTTCCGCTCCGCTCcctccgccctcgctctccccCACTCCGCCCGCTCCTACACCGCCGTCCTCGCCACCCTCGTCTCGCACTCCCATCTTCCCCTCGCCCACTCCCTCCTCGCCGACATGCGCGCCGGCGGCTTCGcgcccaccaccgccaccTACAACGTCCTCCTCAAGGCCCACTGCTCTGACGCGTCCGCTCCCATCGAAGACGCTGTCCGCCTTTTCCGGAACATCCCCAAACCCGACGCCTGCTCCTACAACACCGTCATCGATGGActctgccgccgcagccgccgggCCGACGCCCAAGAGATCTTCTCCGAGATGGTAGCAAATGGCGTGGCGCCAACGGTGGTTACTTACACGACTGTTATCAATTGGCTTGCACGGGATGGTTGCTTGGATGATGCGCTGAAGATGTTTGATGAAATGGGGAGGATAGGGATTGCACCCAACGTTGTCACCTATAGTTCTCTGATTGATGGATTGTGCAAGGGTGGGCGTGCAGCATCAGCGTTGGAGTTGTTGGATAGGATGGCCAAGGAGGCAAAGCTGCCAAATACAATTACATATAGCTCTGTGATTAATGGCCTCTGTAAGGAGGACAGGCTGAATGAGGCAATGGAGGTTTTGGACCGAATGCGTCTCCAGGGGAGGAAGCCTGATGCTGGATTGTTTGGGAAGCTAATTGTTGGTCTGTGTGGTGCAGGAAGAGCCGTGGAGGCTGCAAACTACCTAGATGAGATGGTTCTTTCTGGTGTTGAACCGAACCGGGTGACATGGAGCCTGCATGTCAGGATAAATGATGCAGTGGTGACAGCATTATGTGCTAAGGGTGAAGCTGGCAGGACTTTCCGGGTGTACCAGAGCATGAGGACCCGTGGCATTTCTACTGAGCCAGGCACTTTTCATCTCCTGGTTGAGTTCTTCTCCAAGAAGAACGATCTGGAGAAAGCAGCTCATGTTGTGCTTGACATGTTGTCAGAAAAATGCATCCCAGAGAGGGAAACATGGGATATTATTCTCACTAGGTATTGGAGTAAGAAGAAGGTGAGACAAGAAGCTGAGCAGATGTGGAACCAGTTAACAGTTGTctga
- the LOC100827369 gene encoding protein DMP4 has protein sequence MAAPQPDMELQQEQRHHLLSNRADGTNNISPTQKAFRRTYQSTEHLSKLLPTGTVLAFQLLAPIFAKHGHCSNANQMMTGGLVVLCALSCVVLSFTDSFRDEQGKVRYGFATFKGLWVIDGGASLDPNAAVEYKIQFLDFVHATVSAMIFVAIALFDQNVASCFYPIPSEDTKQVLKTLPIAIGVIGSMLFVTFPTTRHGIGFPVSPQ, from the coding sequence ATGGCGGCTCCACAGCCCGACATGGAATTGCAGCAGGAACAGAGGCATCATCTCTTGTCAAACCGAGCAGATGGCACCAACAATATAAGCCCCACGCAGAAAGCATTCAGACGGACATACCAGAGCACCGAGCACCTTTCCAAACTCCTTCCAACAGGCACAGTGCTTGCCTTCCAGCTCCTGGCCCCGATCTTCGCAAAACATGGTCACTGCAGCAATGCGAATCAGATGATGACAGGAGGGCTTGTGGTGCTGTGTGCACTGTCATGTGTTGTTCTTAGCTTCACAGATAGCTTCAGGGATGAGCAAGGAAAGGTAAGATATGGGTTTGCCACGTTCAAAGGATTGTGGGTCATTGATGGTGGAGCTAGTCTTGATCCAAATGCTGCAGTTGAATACAAGATACAATTTCTAGACTTTGTCCATGCTACTGTCTCAGCAATGATTTTTGTCGCGATCGCACTGTTTGACCAAAATGTGGCATCTTGCTTCTATCCAATACCATCGGAGGATACAAAGCAAGTTCTCAAAACATTGCCAATTGCTATTGGTGTTATTGGAAGCATGCTGTTTGTTACCTTCCCAACAACTCGCCATGGCATAGGCTTCCCAGTCTCTCCACAATAG